The Micropterus dolomieu isolate WLL.071019.BEF.003 ecotype Adirondacks linkage group LG11, ASM2129224v1, whole genome shotgun sequence genomic interval aaaaacaaaatcaaccaatcaaaataataataatttgaaaattagtacaattatttaactgagttgtcctcagttcgtggcatgaggagatatattttgcagcaattaaaagtgcagctctgtctctacctgtcctctgtcacctTTCTTTCCTCCACAGCCATCATGTCAGGGAAGTCAGATGGGAAAAAAAAGTGGGCAGCAGTCAGGGGTCGCTTGGGCTCCTCGCAGGACTCGGATACTGCGCCGGAGGCCAACCTGGAGAGTGCTGACCCAGAGCTGTGCATCAGGCTGCTGCAAGTTCCCACTGTGGTCAACTACTCGGGGCTGAAGCGTCGCCTGGAGGGCAGCGACCAGACATGGATGGTCCAGTTCCTGGAGCTGAGCGGGTTGGATCTCCTCCTGGAGGCCCTGGACCGGCTCTCAGGGCGGGGGTGTTCTCGCATTGCAGACGCCCTCCTGCAGCTTACCTGCGTCAGCTGCGTCCGCGCGGTCATGAATTCCTCTGCAGGGATCCACTTCATTATAGAGAATGAGGGACACATTCGGAAGCTCTCCCAAGGTTCCACCATACCCTTCATTTTAAATCATCACATCTACTTTCTCCACGTAGTGTTCATATGATTATGTCTCAGAGTAGCCTCAcacatgaaaagacaaaatacaatatatttaaattaaactgttcattaaaaaagaaagcCATTTCATGGTTAAGGACCTAAGGTGCcacttgtttttttatacatataAGGTAACATTTGTAATATTGTTTAGTTGGTCAAAACTCAGATGATTAAATGGTTCCCTGACTCACTCTGCTGATCTGAATTTCCAGGGCATGTACTGCTGTATGTACAAAGAAGAATCACAGTGTCTTGTGTACATTGGATTTCAAACGCACATACACGTGTTTACGTGCCACATCTTCAGAGGGCAAAGTTCAAGTTGAGTTCAGTTGATGAAACAAAGCATCCTGCTCAGGTGTAGACAAGAGAGGCAAAAAGGAAGAGATAGCAGAGATAGGGGGTTTGCTTTAAGAGAAACATGGAAGAAATTGATGGGAAATGTGAGAACTCTACCTTTATTGATGTGTGTGATCACATTGCTCCACAGCCTTGGACACTTCCAACACCATGGTGAAGAAGCAGGTTTTTGATCTCCTTGCCGCCCTCAGCATGTTCTCTGCAGATGGCCATCGCCTGGCACTGGATTCCCTGGATCACTACAAGGCAAGTAGATGAACATGTAGAAGAGTCATGCTTCTACcattgtttttgaaatgttaaGTTGTTGGAGGATTTACCTCACATGATTCCACATCTCCGAATAATAAATCCCCTAatgctgccctctagtggtggGTTGCATGAACAGGCATTATAGTGCTGTAGAATCACAGTCTTCCTCAATGATACTAAGGTGATTATTGACATCTGAATTTCCCCTTCAGGGCGTGAAGACGCAGCAGTATCGCTTCAGTGGGATCATGAATGAGCTGCAGGCCACAGATAATGTCCCTTACATGGTTACACTCCTCAGTGTCATCAACGCCCTCATCTTCGGGACAGATGACCTCAGGAAGAGAGATAAGATGAGAAAGGAGTTTATCGGTAGGTGCtcttttcagctgctgttgGACAATTAATCAGGAGTCTAGAGGCACATGAGTAAGGTGACGCTGTGGTAATCTGTGTTTCCCCCTCTAAGTGAATGCAGAGGGGGAATCAGGCCATCTGCAGGAGCTCTATTACAAATATCTCTGTCACTGGGTCTGTCTAAGAATAGGTCTAATGGCCTCATTCTCACTTTGACAAAATGCCTGAGAACTAAGCAAACCTCAAGTGGATAAAGAATTGTGTATTCATGCATTTTGCACCATCACTAGTGACTATCAAAAGTTTAAGTTTGAAGAAATTAATCTATCTCAATGAAACTcactatttatatttttatctatACTACTGGACAAAAGCAGGATTAACCTCATACTGATAGTTCAGACATGAAACCAGGACCTTTTTACCCTATGAGGCATCAGTGTTAAGTGCTGAGCTATCAAGCTGCCTGAAGATCACCATGGTTGTGAAAGTTTAACAAATATGTCAGAGTTGCATCGATGTAAACCCTCCCAAATTCATTAAAATGCCACCCACCACCTTTCAACCAATCGGCCATTTGTTTGGCCACTCCTCTTTTGTGATTGCTCACCTGTGACTTCTTGCCATTACCCCCAAACTAAC includes:
- the inf2 gene encoding inverted formin-2 — translated: MSGKSDGKKKWAAVRGRLGSSQDSDTAPEANLESADPELCIRLLQVPTVVNYSGLKRRLEGSDQTWMVQFLELSGLDLLLEALDRLSGRGCSRIADALLQLTCVSCVRAVMNSSAGIHFIIENEGHIRKLSQALDTSNTMVKKQVFDLLAALSMFSADGHRLALDSLDHYKGVKTQQYRFSGIMNELQATDNVPYMVTLLSVINALIFGTDDLRKRDKMRKEFIGLQLLDILPKLR